In Pseudomonadota bacterium, a single window of DNA contains:
- a CDS encoding glucosidase, producing the protein MPDESNITAEDKRLAEERESGVPWKAWGPYLSERQWGTVREDYSRSGDAWEHFSHDQARSRVYRWGEDGLAGISDDKQRLCFALALWNGRDPIIKERLFGLTNREGNHGEDVKEYYYYLDSTPTHAYMKYLYKYPQEAYPYDDLVRKNRARGQRDMEYELIDTGVFEGDRYFDTFVEYAKATPHDILMRITLHNRSDREWTLHVLPTLWFRNTWSWSDGGQKPLLEAVTGVSAIRVVHPDLGELVLSCEGDPELLFTENETNLERLAGVPNRTPYVKDAIHRFVVGGVREAVNPARTGTKMAACYRVTVGAKQSAVLRLRLSRVSDVPRADGLGTDFDEIFTARIAEADAFYASITPPRMTDDQRLVMRQALAGMLWSKQFYGFDVYRWLGEHGVDALSGNGAVRNRDWFHMMNEDIISMPDKWEYPWYASWDLAFHTIALAMVDLDFAKQQLQLVLKETYLHPNGQIPAYEWNFGDVNPPVHPWAAIYLYLQEKATRGKGDIDFLKAVFGKLMMNFTWWVNRKDRAGRNVFEGGFLGLDNIGVFDRSSPLPTGGYLEQADGTAWMVLFAQTMLQITLELTVHDPTYEEMAIKFLEHFMWIALSVYKLGSDGRGMWDEQDGFFYDVIRSPDGRSQPLKVRSMVGLLPLCATTSYDARAIFSRLPSFAARIRRRVKQHPELKQFMSHVGREGEDGGRLMSLVDEHRLRRILSRVLDENEFLSPYGIRSLSRFHGDHPFVMHVAGQEHRVDYAPAESTTGMFGGNSNWRGPIWLPVNVLLVRALLQYYQYFGDGFTIECPTGSGRSMTLYQVADEIVRRLSSIFVRNEAGQRPVFGGARTFQDDPHFRDHLLFYEYFHGDNGAGLGASHQTGWTGLIAPLMHLFASYDVAVLERYRYKGTPSFKQDVSGAIQRA; encoded by the coding sequence ATGCCAGACGAGTCGAACATCACAGCAGAAGACAAGCGACTGGCCGAGGAGCGCGAGAGCGGCGTGCCCTGGAAGGCCTGGGGGCCCTACCTCTCTGAGCGTCAGTGGGGTACGGTGCGCGAGGACTACAGCCGATCCGGTGATGCCTGGGAGCACTTCAGCCATGATCAGGCCCGATCGCGCGTCTACCGCTGGGGCGAGGACGGCCTGGCCGGCATCTCCGACGACAAGCAGCGGCTGTGCTTTGCGCTGGCGCTGTGGAACGGGCGCGACCCGATCATCAAGGAGCGTCTCTTCGGCCTCACCAATCGCGAGGGCAACCACGGCGAGGACGTCAAGGAGTACTACTACTACCTCGACAGCACGCCCACCCACGCCTACATGAAGTACCTCTACAAGTATCCGCAGGAGGCCTATCCCTACGACGATCTCGTGCGCAAGAACCGCGCTCGCGGCCAGCGCGACATGGAGTACGAGCTCATCGACACGGGCGTCTTCGAGGGCGATCGCTACTTCGACACGTTCGTCGAGTACGCAAAGGCGACCCCGCATGACATCTTGATGCGCATCACCCTGCACAACCGGAGCGATCGCGAGTGGACGCTCCACGTGCTCCCCACGCTCTGGTTCCGCAACACGTGGTCGTGGTCTGATGGGGGGCAGAAGCCGCTGCTCGAGGCTGTCACCGGGGTCTCTGCGATACGCGTCGTCCACCCCGATCTGGGGGAGCTCGTACTGTCGTGCGAAGGCGATCCCGAGCTGCTGTTCACCGAGAACGAGACGAACCTCGAGCGCCTGGCTGGGGTACCGAATCGCACGCCCTATGTAAAAGATGCCATTCATCGCTTCGTGGTCGGCGGTGTTCGCGAAGCGGTGAATCCGGCACGCACAGGCACGAAGATGGCGGCTTGCTATCGCGTGACCGTTGGCGCGAAGCAGTCGGCGGTTCTGCGGCTGCGTCTCTCCCGCGTGTCGGACGTTCCACGGGCGGACGGCCTGGGAACGGATTTCGACGAGATCTTTACCGCGCGCATCGCTGAGGCCGATGCGTTCTACGCGTCGATCACGCCGCCGCGCATGACAGACGATCAGCGTCTCGTCATGCGTCAGGCGCTCGCGGGCATGCTGTGGAGCAAGCAGTTCTACGGCTTTGACGTCTATCGATGGCTCGGCGAGCACGGGGTCGACGCGCTCTCCGGAAACGGCGCCGTGCGCAACCGCGACTGGTTCCACATGATGAACGAAGACATCATCTCGATGCCGGACAAGTGGGAGTACCCGTGGTATGCGTCGTGGGATCTGGCCTTTCACACCATCGCGCTGGCCATGGTCGACCTCGACTTTGCCAAGCAGCAGCTTCAGCTGGTGCTGAAGGAGACCTACCTCCATCCCAACGGCCAGATTCCCGCCTACGAGTGGAACTTCGGCGACGTGAACCCGCCCGTGCATCCGTGGGCAGCCATCTATCTCTACCTGCAGGAGAAGGCCACGCGTGGGAAGGGAGACATCGACTTTCTCAAGGCCGTCTTCGGCAAGCTCATGATGAACTTCACCTGGTGGGTGAATCGGAAGGATCGGGCTGGTCGCAATGTGTTCGAGGGGGGCTTCCTCGGCCTTGACAACATCGGCGTCTTCGACCGCAGCAGCCCGCTGCCCACCGGCGGCTATCTCGAGCAGGCCGATGGAACGGCCTGGATGGTGCTGTTTGCGCAGACCATGCTCCAGATCACCCTCGAGCTCACCGTTCACGACCCCACGTACGAGGAGATGGCGATCAAGTTTCTCGAGCACTTCATGTGGATCGCGCTCTCGGTCTACAAGCTGGGCAGCGATGGCCGTGGCATGTGGGATGAGCAGGACGGGTTCTTCTATGATGTGATTCGCTCGCCGGACGGCAGATCACAGCCCCTGAAGGTACGCTCGATGGTGGGCCTGCTGCCCCTTTGCGCAACGACGTCGTACGACGCCCGCGCCATCTTCTCGCGCCTGCCGAGCTTCGCCGCACGCATCCGGCGGCGCGTGAAGCAGCATCCGGAGCTGAAGCAGTTCATGAGTCACGTGGGGCGAGAAGGGGAAGACGGAGGGCGCCTCATGTCGCTGGTCGACGAGCACAGGCTGCGGCGCATCTTGTCGCGGGTGCTCGATGAGAACGAGTTTCTGAGCCCTTACGGCATTCGCTCGCTGTCTCGCTTTCATGGCGATCACCCGTTCGTGATGCACGTGGCAGGGCAAGAGCATCGCGTCGACTACGCCCCCGCCGAGTCGACCACGGGGATGTTTGGCGGGAACTCGAACTGGCGGGGGCCCATCTGGCTGCCGGTGAACGTTCTTCTCGTGCGCGCCCTGCTGCAGTACTATCAGTACTTCGGCGATGGCTTCACCATCGAGTGTCCCACCGGCTCGGGCCGCTCGATGACGCTCTACCAGGTGGCGGACGAGATCGTGCGGCGCCTGTCATCCATCTTTGTGCGCAATGAGGCGGGCCAGCGGCCGGTGTTCGGTGGCGCGCGCACGTTTCAAGACGATCCCCACTTCCGCGATCACCTGCTCTTCTACGAGTACTTTCATGGCGACAACGGCGCGGGGCTGGGCGCCAGCCATCAGACGGGCTGGACGGGTCTCATCGCGCCCTTGATGCACCTGTTCGCCTCGTATGACGTCGCGGTGTTAGAGCGCTATCGGTACAAGGGAACGCCGTCGTTCAAGCAAGACGTGTCTGGGGCGATTCAACGTGCGTGA
- a CDS encoding hemolysin III — MSTSSAELSRPKPRLRGVSHLWATVAAIVAGAVLVALASSGRARLAGTVYSVSLATMFGVSALYHVPTWSPGVRQWLRRLDHASIFLFIAGSYTPFCLLALRQGEVLLGLAWLGAGLGILQALFWIGAPRVLSASIYLALGWMVVPYLSTLTRAIGGSGVALVGAGGVCFTVGAVIYTMRRPDPLPATFGYHEIFHALVIAGCVLQGCVVARLIMQP; from the coding sequence ATGTCCACTTCATCGGCTGAGCTCAGCCGTCCCAAACCCCGCCTTCGCGGGGTCTCGCATCTCTGGGCGACAGTCGCGGCCATTGTGGCGGGAGCAGTGCTGGTCGCCCTCGCCTCGAGCGGGCGGGCCCGTCTCGCGGGCACCGTCTACAGCGTGTCCCTCGCCACCATGTTCGGGGTCAGCGCGCTCTACCACGTGCCGACCTGGTCTCCAGGGGTTCGCCAATGGCTGCGTCGGCTCGACCATGCCTCGATCTTCCTCTTCATCGCGGGCAGCTACACGCCATTCTGCCTCCTCGCGCTCCGCCAGGGAGAGGTGCTCCTGGGGCTCGCGTGGTTGGGAGCGGGCCTCGGCATCCTGCAAGCCCTTTTCTGGATTGGTGCGCCTCGCGTGCTCAGTGCGTCGATCTACCTCGCGCTCGGGTGGATGGTGGTGCCCTATCTCTCGACCCTGACCCGCGCCATCGGGGGAAGCGGCGTGGCCCTCGTCGGTGCGGGAGGGGTTTGCTTCACGGTGGGAGCTGTCATCTACACGATGCGACGGCCCGATCCGCTGCCGGCCACGTTCGGTTACCACGAGATCTTTCACGCCCTGGTCATCGCGGGGTGTGTGCTGCAGGGTTGCGTGGTGGCTCGCTTGATCATGCAGCCCTGA
- a CDS encoding TPM domain-containing protein, producing the protein MEHRHLRDFFTHEQKDAILTAVRHAEARTSGHIRIRLDKRAGDDVRGAARRAFDALGLNGSRHRNGVLFYLAVEDRRFLIMGDDAIYHKVPPHFWDGITTQIVGRFREGRYAEGLIEGIEWAGEHLATWFPHRHDDVDEPPDDISVVDD; encoded by the coding sequence ATGGAACACCGACACCTGCGCGACTTCTTCACTCACGAACAGAAAGACGCCATCCTCACAGCCGTGCGCCACGCAGAGGCGCGCACGTCAGGGCACATCCGCATCCGCCTCGACAAGCGGGCGGGCGATGACGTGCGCGGCGCCGCCCGGCGCGCCTTCGACGCCCTCGGTCTGAACGGATCGCGGCACCGCAACGGGGTTCTCTTCTACCTGGCCGTGGAAGACCGCAGGTTCTTGATCATGGGCGATGACGCCATCTACCACAAGGTACCGCCCCACTTCTGGGACGGCATAACAACCCAGATCGTGGGACGGTTTCGCGAGGGCCGCTACGCCGAGGGCCTCATCGAGGGCATCGAATGGGCCGGCGAGCATCTTGCCACCTGGTTTCCCCATCGCCACGACGACGTCGATGAACCGCCAGATGACATCTCGGTGGTCGATGACTGA